The following proteins are encoded in a genomic region of Cryptomeria japonica chromosome 11, Sugi_1.0, whole genome shotgun sequence:
- the LOC131079334 gene encoding cytochrome P450 81Q32: MDITISMMSGILVGAVTVYLVATILLKHNGENRNHLPPGPRALPIIGHFHLLMDKTKPIHQILSSLSTLYGPIMHLKFGSCPVLVISSSDLAKESFTVNDKSFASRPRLAQGEYLSYNYSMLGWAPYGPYWRNARKICVLELLSSKRIQSFGPKRMQEIKKAVNSLLQQAQLQSIVNMRSVLSKLTFKVMMSMIIDERYFEEESGFSVDLVTHLIEESFMLQGVVDIGDYIPWLKWFDLQGYVKAMKKVNEKIDLYMQRIVEKHREKRLKDGEEMEDFVDVLISQAEEYGEAIPDKDAFIKATAIVMFTAGSDTSSVAIEWALSMLLRHPHVMRKVQEELDSKVGRNRLVEESDIPQLTYLQAIVKETMRLQPPGPLLMPHKSIEACTVGGYHIPAGTMLMVNAWVIHRDPKLWNKPLDFIPERFMEKGIEMDNIQMRGNEFEMLPFGAGRRGCPGTTLAICMVQITLAILLQSFDWFVPDGRVIDMSEGVGLTMPRAVPLEVIIKPRLSHHLYQK, translated from the exons TGTGGCAACAATTCTACTAAAACACAATGGAGAAAATAGGAACCATCTTCCTCCAGGCCCCAGAGCTCTTCCTATTATTGGCCACTTTCATCTTCTCATGGATAAAACCAAGCCAATTCATCAGATTCTAAGTTCACTGTCAACActctatggacctattatgcatcTTAAATTTGGTAGCTGCCCTGTTTTAGTGATAAGTTCTTCAGATTTAGCCAAAGAATCCTTCACAGTAAATGATAAATCTTTTGCATCTCGCCCTCGGCTTGCACAAGGTGAGTATTTGAGCTACAATTATTCTATGCTGGGTTGGGCTCCTTATGGCCCCTATTGGCGAAATGCTAGAAAAATCTGTGTGCTTGAGCTcctctcttccaaaagaatccaaTCATTCGGACCCAAAAGAATGCAAGAAATTAAGAAAGCAGTAAATTCTTTGCTTCAGCAAGCACAGTTGCAGAGTATTGTGAACATGAGAAGTGTTCTTTCAAAATTGACTTTTAAAGTTATGATGAGTATGATTATAGATGAGAGGTATTTTGAAGAGGAATCAGGGTTTTCGGTGGATTTAGTCACACATCTGATTGAAGAATCATTTATGCTTCAAGGAGTAGTTGATATTGGGGATTATATTCCCTGGCTGAAGTGGTTTGATTTGCAAGGGTATGTGAAGGCTATGAAGAAGGTAAATGAGAAAATAGATTTGTATATGCAGAGGATTGTGGAGAAGCACAGGGAGAAAAGATTAAAAGATGGGGAAGAGATGGAAGACTTTGTTGATGTGTTGATCTCTCAGGCAGAAGAGTACGGTGAGGCAATTCCTGATAAAGATGCATTTATCAAGGCAACTGCTATT GTTATGTTTACTGCAGGATCTGATACATCTTCAGTTGCCATAGAGTGGGCATTGTCAATGCTATTGCGACATCCCCATGTAATGAGGAAGGTACAAGAAGAACTTGATTCTAAAGTTGGAAGGAATAGATTGGTGGAGGAATCAGATATACCCCAGTTAACATACCTACAAGCAATAGTGAAAGAGACCATGCGCCTTCAACCACCGGGGCCTTTGCTAATGCCTCACAAATCTATTGAGGCTTGCACAGTGGGAGGCTACCATATTCCTGCAGGAACAATGCTGATGGTAAATGCATGGGTAATTCATAGGGACCCAAAACTGTGGAATAAACCACTGGATTTCATACCAGAGCGCTTTATGGAGAAAGGGATAGAGATGGACAACATACAAATGAGAGGGAATGAATTTGAGATGCTTCCATTTGGGGCAGGGAGAAGAGGATGTCCTGGTACTACTTTGGCAATATGCATGGTGCAAATAACTCTTGCAATTTTGTTGCAGAGCTTTGATTGGTTTGTTCCAGATGGAAGAGTCATTGACATGAGTGAAGGAGTTGGCTTGACAATGCCCAGGGCAGTGCCTTTGGAGGTTATCATCAAGCCTCGTCTTTCCCATCATTTGTACCAGAAATAG